A single genomic interval of Littorina saxatilis isolate snail1 linkage group LG17, US_GU_Lsax_2.0, whole genome shotgun sequence harbors:
- the LOC138952148 gene encoding integral membrane protein GPR180-like, whose protein sequence is MKPLSVRVVAVVVLLTLRAATALHLQGTWNSKNFFVFLAKFGFQKTNPQKLEDTQGYIYGNITATDSSGAAVHSEDLTLVVVDSEYFIHFYGNRSLPQKQVCPVMFGKIDTIAFDYACNAKGVEDFLRAIPCPQGKLCVDEDNPANVIPESQFTFKVRDTEQPRFWYISIVSCSRDRAQRQCEWMPKAMKEPLTIQYDIWVVNGNPESKSLNPFEHQFSFEFHDVFEIHLVAFLVISLILFLWMYAFLRQKHMITKLLTVVFGGELLSTSLSLTHVLVFAFNGKGVDWMSKVGTLVDIVVQCLFMMFLLLLAKGWGITTDELKWKSVLFGICGVYTVLNLFLYIWNLVEIDNIISNTDEWQTWPGYATLAFRLIVMVWFLVELRRTYHHSHQDNVAFIQHFGAFFLMWFIYLPVLALISTQVSPLWRYKTILSISYTVDILAYAVLLHLFWPSRSVLFMVSGERPLPMYDLEITGLLDDMQETTLFAQGDKKETNVDTAEGDGITTIKNNGDTVSKKRIKINGSCQTPGGTNGHTNKAYRDELSDDDEDNT, encoded by the exons ATGAAACCGCTGTCAGTTCGCGTcgtcgctgttgttgttttactcACACTGCGGGCAGCAACAGCGCTACATCTACAAGGAACATGGAACTCCAAAAATTTCTTCGTCTTTCTCGCCAAGTTTGGATTCCAGAAAACGAACCCACAGAAACTGGAAGACACCCAGGGCTACATTTACGGCAACATAACAGCAACGGACAGTTCAGGGGCTGCCGTTCATAGCGAGGATTTGACCCTGGTGGTGGTGGACAGTGAATATTTTATTCATTTCTATGGCAACAGAAGTTTGCCTCAAAAACAAGTGTGTCCAGTGATGTTTGGTAAGATAGACACAATAGCATTTGATTACGCGTGCAATGCAAAAGGCGTGGAGGACTTTCTGCGTGCCATACCCTGCCCTCAGGGAAAGCTTTGTGTGGATGAGGACAACCCCGCCAACGTGATCCCGGAATCCCAGTTTACTTTCAAAGTGAGGGATACAGAACAACCAAG GTTCTGGTACATCAGCATAGTGTCCTGCTCACGAGACCGAGCGCAGCGACAGTGCGAATGGATGCCCAAAGCCATGAAGGAGCCGTTAACGATCCAGTACGACATTTGGGTCGTTAACGGCAACCCAGAGAGCAAGAGTCTCAACCCCTTCGAGCACCAGTTCTCTTTTGAATTCCACGACGTTTTTGAAATCCACCTGGTTGCGTTCCTGGTCATCTCGCTGATCCTGTTCCTCTGGATGTACGCCTTCCTGCGCCAGAAGCACATGATCACCAAGTTGCTGACGGTGGTGTTCGGCGGGGAGCTGCTCAGCACCTCGCTCAGTCTCACGCACGTCTTGGTGTTCGCGTTCAACGGGAAGGGCGTGGACTGGATGAGCAAGGTTGGGACGCTGGTGGACATCGTGGTGCAGTGTCTCTTCATGATGTTTCTGCTGCTCCTGGCCAAGGGCTGGGGCATCACCACCGATGAACTCAAGTGGAAGTCCGTCTTGTTCGGCATCTGTGGCGTCTACACTGTTCTCAACCTCTTTCTCTACATCTGGAACCTG GTGGAGATCGACAACATCATCTCAAACACGGACGAGTGGCAGACGTGGCCTGGCTACGCGACACTGGCGTTCCGTCTGATCGTGATGGTGTGGTTCCTGGTGGAGCTGCGTCGCACCTACCACCACAGTCACCAAGACAACGTGGCCTTCATCCAGCACTTCGGGGCCTTCTTCCTCATGTGGTTCATCTACCTGCCCGTCCTCGCCCTCATCTCTACACAGGTGTCACCGCTATGGAGATACAAAACCATCCTCA GTATCAGCTACACTGTGGATATCCTTGCCTACGCTGTGCTTTTGCACCTGTTCTGGCCGTCACGGTCAGTGCTCTTCATGGTCAGTGGAGAGCGACCGCTGCCCATGTATGACCTGGAGATCACAG gctTGTTGGACGACATGCAGGAGACGACACTGTTTGCGCAGGGCGACAAGAAGGAAACCAACGTGGACACCGCCGAGGGAGACGGCATCACAACCATCAAAAACAACGGCGACACTGTCAGCAAAAAGCGAATCAAAATTAACGGCTCCTGTCAGACGCCCGGAGGAACCAACGGCCATACCAACAAGGCCTACAGGGATGAACTgtctgatgatgatgaggacAACACTTAA